Below is a window of Halomicrobium mukohataei DSM 12286 DNA.
CGACGCGGTCGGAGATCGACAGGGCCTCCTCCTGGTCGTGCGTGACCGAGATCGCGGTCACGCCGGCTCGCTTGAGGATCTTCCGGACCTCCTCGCGCATCTCGACCCGGAGGCGCACGTCGAGATTCGAGAACGGCTCGTCGAGCAGCAACACGTCGGGCTCGGGCGCGAGCGACCGCGCCAGCGCGACCCGCTGTTGCTGGCCGCCGGAGAGCTTGCTGGGCATCTTCTCGCGGTGGTCGGTGAGATCGACGAGCTCCAGCAGCTCCGTGACCCGCTCGTCCGCTTCGCGGCTGTCGGCGTCCCGGAGCCCGAAGGCGATGTTCTCCGCGACGTTCAGGTGTGGAAAGAGCGCGTAGTCCTGGAAGACGATCCCGACGTTTCGCTCTTCGGGCTTGCGGAAGGTCGATCCGTCGGCGACGGCCCGCTCCTCGATCTGGATCGAACCACCCGAAGGGCGTTCGAGGCCGGCGATCATGCGCAGCGTCGTCGTCTTCCCACAGCCCGAGGGGCCGAGCAGTGTCAGTAGCTCCCCGTCGTTGACCGACAGCGAGAGGTCGTCGACCGCCGTCTCCGCGCCGTACTCGCGGGTGATCCCGTCGAGTTCGACGACGGTCGCGGACGGGTCGTCGACCGCCGATTCGACCGAGTCGAACGCTGCTGTCGTGTTGCGCGTGTCTATGTCAGGTTCCATTCTGTTGTTCCCTCCCGAGGATGACGAGCATCGACAGTCCGGAGACGACGACGAGTACGAGCGCCGGGACCGCGGCCTGCCCGTAGTAGCCGGACTCCTGGACCCGCCAGATGTACGTGACGAAGGTCTCGAATCCCAGCGGCCGCAGCATCAGCGTCGCCGGGAGCTCTTTCATCGTCGTCAGGAAGACCAGCGCGCCGCCGGCCGCGATACCGGGCGCGACCAGGGGCAAGACGACCTTCCGGAAGGCCGTCAGCGGCGGATATCCCAGCGACCGAGCGGCCTCGACGTAGCTGGGATCGACCTGTAACAGCGACGACTTCGTCGTCCCCACCGCCTGTGGCATGAACCGGACGACGTAGGCGAACACGAGCAGGAACACCGTGTTGTAGACGAAGGGGACGTACTTGAGGCTGAGAAAGACCAGCGCGAGGCCCAGCACGACGCCCGGGACCGCGTAGCCGACGTAGCTCAGTCGGTCCGGCAGCGAGCTGATCCGCGAGTCGCCACGGGCCGCGAGGTACGCCAGCGGAAGCGCGACGACGACGCTGACCGCCGCCGCCGCGGCCGCGACGGTCAGCGAGTTCCAGGCAAAGCCCAGCTCGAAGGGCCGGCCAGCACCCGAGTAGCCGACGCCGCCCCTGACGAGCCACTGCAGGAGGATCGCGATCGGGAGCGCGAGTCCGAGCGTCGCGACCGCGCCACAGAACAGCGTCGCCGGGAGCTTCCAGACGCCGAGTTTGATCTCGCCGGGGCGGCGCGCGCCGCGACTGACGTACGCGCCGTCTCGACCGGCCTCGATCCTGGACTCGACGGCGAGGATGACGACGGCCATCGCGAGCAACAGCCACGAGAGCACGGCGGCGTAGTCGATCCGGCGCGCCCCGAACTCGTTGAAGATCATCCGGGTGAACACGTCGTACTTCATGATCGACGGCGTCCCGAAGTCGCCCAGCGTGTAGAGGGCCACGAGCAGTCCGCCGCCCGCGATCCCCGGCAGGATCTGGGGGAGCGTGACGCGCTTGAACGCCTCCCAGCGCGTGTGATTGAGCGACCGTGCGGCCTCGACGATCGTCCCGTCGAACGACAGCAGGGCGGCCCGTGTCGTCAGGAAGATGTAGGGGTACGTAAACAGCGTCAACACCAGCGTCGCACCGGGCAGCCCGTAAATCGCAGGAATCTGGTCGACGCCAAGCGGTGCGAGCAGGTCCGAGAGGTGGCCCTGCGGCCCGAACGCCGAGACGAACGCGAACGCGCCGATGTAGCTGGGGACGACCAGCGGCAACGCGCTCGTGACCGTCCAGAACCGGCGGAAGGGGAGGTCCGTCTGGACCGTCAGAATCGCCAGCGGAACGCCGACGAGCGCGGACAACAGGGTCACGCTGCCCACCAACACGATCGTGTTCGCCGTCACCTCGATCGTCGTCTGGCTGGTGAGCAACTCGATCGCACGCACGGCATCCATCTCGCCGGCCCGGAGGACGAGCCAGGCGAGCGGCGAGAGCACGAGGAGCGTGATCGCGACAGCGACGCCGGAGAGCACCCTGGAGGCGGAGCGTTCGGTGGTCGCTCCCTGGGTCTGCTCGGCGATGCGGTCGCGATCTCCGGTGGCCATCAGAGGACGCCGACCTCACGCAGCATGTCGACCGTCCCGCCCAGATCCGATAGCTCGCCGAGATCGATGTCCGGCGGATTCAGCTCGTCGATCGTCGGGAGGTCGCCGACCGGCTCGACGCCCGAGATCATCGGGTAGGCGTAGGTCCGGGTGGCGAAGAACTCCTGGGCCTCCGCCGAGAGGACGTGTCGGAGGAAGTTCTCCGCGAGCGCCTTGTTCTCGGTGCCGTCGAGGATCTGGGCACCGGAGACGTTGACCAGCGCACCGGCGTCGCCCTCGGTGAACGCGAGGTCGATCGGGGCCGAGGATCGGTCGCTCTGGACCCGCAGCGAGTAGTAGTGGTTCGCGAAACCGGCCGAGATCTCGCCGTCGGCCACGCGGTTCGAGACGGCGAACTCGTTGTCGTAGGTCGTGACCCCGAGGTCCTGCATGGACTGGAGCCACTGACGAGTCGTCTCGTCGTCCTCGATGACACGCATGGCGGTCACGAACGACTGGAAGGCGCTGTAACTGGGTGCCCAGCCGAAGGAGTCTCCGAAGGCGCTCGTCTCGGGGAACGCCGCGACCGTACTCGGCACGTCACTGGCCGAGAGTTCGTTCGTGTTGTACGGGATCGCGCGGGCGCGGCCGGCGAAGCCGACCCAGCGGTCCTCGCTGTCCTTGAAGGCGTCGCGAACGGGATCTGTCACTTCGGCGGACATCGACACGGCGGCACCGTCCTCGGCGACCGACCCCAGCGAACCGGCGTCGACGGCCATGAACACGTCGGCCGGCGTGCTGCCTGCGCGGTTCTCTTCTGCGATCCGGTTGGCGAGGTTGCTCGCCGACTCCTGCTGTGCGCTCACACTGAAATCGGGGTAGATCTGTTCGAGGAGATCGACCAGGTCGAGGTAGAGACCGCTCTCGCCGCCGCCGAGATACATCGTCAGTTCGCCCGAGAGGTCCGGGAGGTCGTCGATGCTGGTCCCCTCCGGGGCGGAGCGTTGCTCGACGAGCGGACCAGAGCCACGGAAGTCACCGAGCGATAGCTCGCTGGCGCTCGTGCCGTCGCTTCCACCGGGGAGCATATCCGTGCATCCGGCGAGCGCGCCGGCAGCGAGCGTGCCGCTGGCGGCCAGGAATCCGCGTCGTGACGACGGACGCGAGCGATCTCGATCCGATCGGTCGGCGTCGTCAGCGTTGTGTTCCATCATTGGATTTAGGCCCTCCTAAAGGACTTATACCTTTCTAATCGTCCGCCGGTACGGCCGCCGGTTTTTCGCTGACGCTTCCGGGGTCGATCTCGTCGAGACAGCTCAGCCAGTCGAGCATGTACTCCCCGCAGTAGTTCAGGAACGGCCCGTTCTCCCAGTCGTCGAAGTCGCCCTCGGCGAGGGCCCGTGCCATCGCTCGGAACACACCGGCGTAGCTGTCAGCGTCGTCGCCGACCTCGTCGACGATCTCCCAGACGTGCTCGTTCAGTTCGAGTCCGTGGACCTCGTTGGTCAGGTCCGAGAACGTCGAGCGCGGGGCCTTGTTGTGCTCACAGAGCGGGTCGCCGTTGTACACCTGCTTGCCGAGCACGTCGGCCGCGCGTTTGAGGAAGAGACCGCTCCAGATGTCGTCGAAGCGGCCCACGTCCCAGCGGTTGTCGTCCATGGGCAACTGGTAGAAGGCGGGGATCACTTCCCGACGGAAGGCGAGGTTCATCGAGCAGACGGTGAGGTACTGGCCCGGTGCGGCGACGAAGTCCGTCCCGTAGTCCTCGCTGGTCGTGCGCGTCTGGGCCTGGCCCTGGAGGTCGCCGTCCATCAGGATCCGGACCGCGTCGAGGTCGGGGACGTTCGTCCAGAGGCCCTGTGAGGCGACGACCTCGTCGACGTGGGCGGTCTCGGTCTCGACGGTCTCGTCCATGGCGGCGTAGGGGTAGCCACGCGGGTAGAGGTCGTGGTCGGACTGATAGAGGACGTTGACCCACTGCTCGTCCGAGCGGACCTGCTCGATCTCGCCGTCGTGGTCGAGGTTTCGCATGTGGGTGCCAAAGAAGTCCACGTCGTCGTGGGGGAGCGTGTCGTCGTCGATGAACACGCCGTACTCGAAGTCGTTGGCCCACATGTACAGCAGGCCGAAGGAGGTCTGTGCGTGACTGGCCTCGGGAATCAGGTGGTCGTACTCGCCCGCGCCCTGCCGTTCGAACCACTCGGTGCGTCGCGAGCCGTCGAACACTTCGCCGTCGACGCCCAGATCGTCGATCAGCGCGGCCATTTCGTCGGTGTCACAGAAGTCCTCTGTCACGAGAACGAACGACAGGCGGTCGGTGTCGAAGCCGTGTCGACGCGCGTTCTCGACGTACGCCTCGATACACTCGTACTCCCTGATCGTCGGAACGACGACGCAGATGTCGGTCATTAGTTGCCCACATCTCTTTAGGCAACCCTAAAATACTTGTCGTTGTCCGCTACCACCCACGAAGGAAGTCCAGAGATAATTTGCCGATCGGTAATGAATGTATGTAGTAAATATCGCCTGGGCAAGGAGAACTATTATTTGCTTGCCCGCGGCGTGTTCCAGTACCATGAACAGACGAACTACTGGGGGTGAGCGCGGCCAGCCATGAATCTCGATGGCCAGACCTGCGTCGTAACCGGGTCGTCGCGCGGGATCGGACGCGGTATCGCCAAAGACCTGGCCGCCCACGGGGGCGACGTCGTAGTGAACTACCGATCGTCGGAAAACGAAGCCGGGGCCGTCGTCGAGGATATCGAAGACGACGGCGGCACTGCGATGGCCGCACAGGCCGACATCTCCGAGCAGGACGACGTGGAATCGATGGCCGCGGCGGTACACGATACGTTCGGGTCGGTGGACGTACTCGTCAACAACGCCGGGATCACCATCGACAAGAAGTTCGAGAACATGACCCGCGAGGACTGGGAGACGGTCATCGACGTGAACCTCGGCGGCGTGTTCAACTGTACGAACGCCTTCTACGACGACATCGAACAGTCGGACACCGGACGGCTGATCAACATCTCCTCGGTCGTCGGCCAGCAGGGCAACTACGGGCAGGCCAACTACGCGACGACGAAGTCCGGTCTGTTCGGGTTCACGCGCACGCTCGCGCTCGAACTCGCCGACACCGGCTCGACGGCCAACTGCATCGCGCCGGGGTTCGTCGCCACGGACATGCTCGAAGAGGTGCCAGAGCGCGTCCAGGAGAAGATCCTGCGAGAGATTCCGCTGAACCGGTTCGCCACGGTCGAGGACATCTCGGGGATCGTCCGGTTCGTCGCCAGCGAAGAATCGAGCTACATGACCGGACAGGTGCTCGGCGTCAACGGCGGCATGGAGTGGTAAGATGAGTGAGCACGACGCGGATCAGGAAGACGAACAGGTGACTGACGACGCGGTCTCGGACCCCATCGAGGAGCTTCGGGAACGCAAACGCGAGGCCCAATTGGGCGGCGGCGAGGACCGCATCCAGGCCCAGCACGACAAGGGGAAGATGACCGCCCGCGAACGGATCGACTTCCTCGTCGACGACGGCACGTTCAACGAGATCGATCCGTTCGTCGAACACCGATCGACGAACTTCGGAATGGAAGAAAAGCAGTTCGCGGGCGACGCCGTCGTGACGGGCTACGGCGAGGTCGACGGGCGGAAGGTCTTTCTGTTCGCTCACGACTTCACCGTCCTCGGCGGCTCCGTCGGCGAGGTCGTCGCCGACAAGATCTGCAAGGTGATGGACAAGGCCATCGAGAACGGCGTGCCCGTCATCGGGCTGAACGACTCCGGCGGCGCGCGCATTCAGGAGGGCGTCGACTCGCTCGTCGGCTTCGCCAAGATCTTCCAGCGCAACACGGAGGCCTCGGGACTGATCCCGCAGATCTCGGCGATCATGGGGCCGTGTGCCGGCGGCGCGACCTACTCGCCCGCGCTGACGGACTTCACCTTCATGGTCGAGGACACCAGCCACATGTTCATCACGGGGCCGGACGTGATCGAGACGGTCACCGGTGAACAGGTCTCAAAGGGCGAACTCGGCGGTGCGGGCTCACACTCCTCGAAGTCCGGCGTCGCCCACTTCGCGTACCCGAGCGAGGAGGCCGCACTGGAGAACATCCGACGGCTCCTCTCGTATCTCCCACAGAACAACATGGAGGACCCGCCGCGGGTCAAACCGTGGGACGAACCGGACCGCGAGGTGCCGGAGGTCACGGACATCGTCCCCGACGCCCCGCGCAAGCCCTACGACATGACGAGAGTCATCGGGAGCATCGTCGACGAGGATTCGTTCTTCGAGGTTCACGAAAGCTGGGCGCGCAACGTCGTCGTCGGCTTCGCCCGCATGGACGGGCGCTCGGTCGGGATCGTCGCTAACCAGCCCCGGGTCAGCGCCGGGACGCTGGACATCGACGCCGCCGAGAAGGCCGCCCGGTTCATCCGGATGTGCGACTCGTTCAACGTCCCGATCGTCTCGCTGGTCGACGTGCCGGGCTTCATGCCCGGGACCGACCAGGAGCACAACGGGATCATCCGTCGCGGCGCGAAGCTCATCTACGCCTACGCGGAGGCGACGGTGCCGCTGCTGTCCGTAGTCGTCAGGAAGGCCTACGGCGGGGCCTACATCGTCATGTCCTCGAAGTTCCTCGGCTCGGACGTGAACTACGCCTGGCCGGGTTCGGAAATGGCGGTGCTCGGACCGCGCGGCGCGGTCAACATCCTCTATCGCAACGAGAT
It encodes the following:
- a CDS encoding ABC transporter ATP-binding protein, translating into MEPDIDTRNTTAAFDSVESAVDDPSATVVELDGITREYGAETAVDDLSLSVNDGELLTLLGPSGCGKTTTLRMIAGLERPSGGSIQIEERAVADGSTFRKPEERNVGIVFQDYALFPHLNVAENIAFGLRDADSREADERVTELLELVDLTDHREKMPSKLSGGQQQRVALARSLAPEPDVLLLDEPFSNLDVRLRVEMREEVRKILKRAGVTAISVTHDQEEALSISDRVAIMNDGTIEQVGDPAEVFENPESRFVASFLGQASFLSARVAGDDIETGMGTFRTARLNGPVEAYNGATVDVLVRPDDLRAIPTAESTADGYVTQRQYNGPSFVYRVTLHSGDVVHCLHNHSESFEPGEPVEIDLTADHPLAWYPTE
- a CDS encoding ABC transporter permease — encoded protein: MATGDRDRIAEQTQGATTERSASRVLSGVAVAITLLVLSPLAWLVLRAGEMDAVRAIELLTSQTTIEVTANTIVLVGSVTLLSALVGVPLAILTVQTDLPFRRFWTVTSALPLVVPSYIGAFAFVSAFGPQGHLSDLLAPLGVDQIPAIYGLPGATLVLTLFTYPYIFLTTRAALLSFDGTIVEAARSLNHTRWEAFKRVTLPQILPGIAGGGLLVALYTLGDFGTPSIMKYDVFTRMIFNEFGARRIDYAAVLSWLLLAMAVVILAVESRIEAGRDGAYVSRGARRPGEIKLGVWKLPATLFCGAVATLGLALPIAILLQWLVRGGVGYSGAGRPFELGFAWNSLTVAAAAAAVSVVVALPLAYLAARGDSRISSLPDRLSYVGYAVPGVVLGLALVFLSLKYVPFVYNTVFLLVFAYVVRFMPQAVGTTKSSLLQVDPSYVEAARSLGYPPLTAFRKVVLPLVAPGIAAGGALVFLTTMKELPATLMLRPLGFETFVTYIWRVQESGYYGQAAVPALVLVVVSGLSMLVILGREQQNGT
- a CDS encoding extracellular solute-binding protein, encoding MMEHNADDADRSDRDRSRPSSRRGFLAASGTLAAGALAGCTDMLPGGSDGTSASELSLGDFRGSGPLVEQRSAPEGTSIDDLPDLSGELTMYLGGGESGLYLDLVDLLEQIYPDFSVSAQQESASNLANRIAEENRAGSTPADVFMAVDAGSLGSVAEDGAAVSMSAEVTDPVRDAFKDSEDRWVGFAGRARAIPYNTNELSASDVPSTVAAFPETSAFGDSFGWAPSYSAFQSFVTAMRVIEDDETTRQWLQSMQDLGVTTYDNEFAVSNRVADGEISAGFANHYYSLRVQSDRSSAPIDLAFTEGDAGALVNVSGAQILDGTENKALAENFLRHVLSAEAQEFFATRTYAYPMISGVEPVGDLPTIDELNPPDIDLGELSDLGGTVDMLREVGVL
- a CDS encoding beta-ketoacyl-ACP reductase; its protein translation is MNLDGQTCVVTGSSRGIGRGIAKDLAAHGGDVVVNYRSSENEAGAVVEDIEDDGGTAMAAQADISEQDDVESMAAAVHDTFGSVDVLVNNAGITIDKKFENMTREDWETVIDVNLGGVFNCTNAFYDDIEQSDTGRLINISSVVGQQGNYGQANYATTKSGLFGFTRTLALELADTGSTANCIAPGFVATDMLEEVPERVQEKILREIPLNRFATVEDISGIVRFVASEESSYMTGQVLGVNGGMEW
- a CDS encoding acyl-CoA carboxylase subunit beta encodes the protein MSEHDADQEDEQVTDDAVSDPIEELRERKREAQLGGGEDRIQAQHDKGKMTARERIDFLVDDGTFNEIDPFVEHRSTNFGMEEKQFAGDAVVTGYGEVDGRKVFLFAHDFTVLGGSVGEVVADKICKVMDKAIENGVPVIGLNDSGGARIQEGVDSLVGFAKIFQRNTEASGLIPQISAIMGPCAGGATYSPALTDFTFMVEDTSHMFITGPDVIETVTGEQVSKGELGGAGSHSSKSGVAHFAYPSEEAALENIRRLLSYLPQNNMEDPPRVKPWDEPDREVPEVTDIVPDAPRKPYDMTRVIGSIVDEDSFFEVHESWARNVVVGFARMDGRSVGIVANQPRVSAGTLDIDAAEKAARFIRMCDSFNVPIVSLVDVPGFMPGTDQEHNGIIRRGAKLIYAYAEATVPLLSVVVRKAYGGAYIVMSSKFLGSDVNYAWPGSEMAVLGPRGAVNILYRNEIAEADDPDARRQALMDEFREEFAHPYGPAKRGYLDDVIEPKDTRKRLIDDLDLLERKREESPPKDHGNIPL